TATTTTAACTATAATGcgtttgttcaccatttaaatgttatttttgatttgtgaaaaaaaattgtaattatcGGCAAACAAATCAGGcctttcgttcaagcaggtcttttaAGATGCtacgtcagatttttggccccaaacattaaaaaatattttttttttgagtgaatggtatctTAAGTCAAAATATTTGGGTCAAAAAAATAGCATCTTTAAGCTACCACTATAAGCCAATCATTTTCCACCTACTTGTCTATCAGCACTTTGGGTTTTTCTCTGCATAACAGGAGCAGGTTTGGAGTTTGTCTTCTTGACATGACCTCTAAACTCCATTGAATTGTGGATCCGTCTTTGATTGTGTGACAGTCCTTTGTTTGGATGGATGGGCGGCAGGGATGCACTCTTAGCGTCACCTCTCTTGCTCATCCCAACAGATCTCCCACGATTGTCAAACCCCGCAGCCTTATTTCTCGTCCCATCTCTACTGAGTTTTTGCTCATCTTGGTGCTCTTGTCTCCTCAGCTCCGCCTTAAGACGTTTGTTTAATTCCAAGGCATCATTGAGGAGTGCAGACGTCTCCTCATCGGTAAGTTCTGTGTGTTCTAATTCACTGCAGATGGAATCAACTTCAAAGTCTTCATGGTGGCGTAGTTTCCCTTCGTCCGTCAGGGCCTGGTCAGCCACCTGCTCAGTGAGGCCTGCAGATGTGTCTTCCATCGATCTATTCAGTCTTTCAATAGTCATCTAACATTTACCTGAAGATGTTGATGTAAACATAAAAGGATTTTAAGGTAATACATTGGCGATTgacaaaaactaaaacaaagcCCCCTCAAACTAATGGGTCTTTAATAGTTTAGTTAGGGGTTGTTACTTA
This genomic stretch from Asterias amurensis chromosome 9, ASM3211899v1 harbors:
- the LOC139942044 gene encoding uncharacterized protein, producing the protein MTIERLNRSMEDTSAGLTEQVADQALTDEGKLRHHEDFEVDSICSELEHTELTDEETSALLNDALELNKRLKAELRRQEHQDEQKLSRDGTRNKAAGFDNRGRSVGMSKRGDAKSASLPPIHPNKGLSHNQRRIHNSMEFRGHVKKTNSKPAPVMQRKTQSADRQASQRPASSGSVRRVIQSAESKQRPEWNDRFSY